From a region of the Selenihalanaerobacter shriftii genome:
- the ispG gene encoding flavodoxin-dependent (E)-4-hydroxy-3-methylbut-2-enyl-diphosphate synthase: MGRAKSRQVNLGGIKIGGDAPISVQSMTNTDTRDVASTIEQIKQLEEAGCELIRVAIPDMEAANKVKEIKEKISIPLIADIHFNHKLALRVLELGIDGLRINPGNIGSEDKVKELTELANKKDVPIRIGVNAGSLEKELLTKYGAPTAEAMVESALKHVRLLEEYGFEDIIISLKASDVLMTLEAYELIAKKVNYPLHLGITEAGTEWSGTIKSAVGIGSILSRGLGDTIRVSLTGDPVEEVKVGYEILKSLNLRQKGPKIISCPTCGRCEINLIGVANQVEEKIKNLDTNIKVAIMGCVVNGPGEAREADIGIAGGKDVGLLFKRGEVIEKVPGDKLVDTLLTEIENL; the protein is encoded by the coding sequence ATGGGGAGAGCTAAAAGTAGACAGGTTAATCTAGGGGGCATTAAGATTGGTGGTGATGCCCCTATTTCAGTACAATCTATGACTAATACTGATACTAGAGATGTGGCGTCTACTATAGAACAGATTAAACAATTAGAAGAAGCAGGTTGTGAATTAATTAGAGTAGCTATACCTGATATGGAAGCTGCTAATAAAGTAAAAGAGATTAAAGAAAAGATTAGTATTCCGCTAATTGCTGATATTCATTTTAATCATAAATTAGCTTTGCGTGTTCTAGAATTAGGAATTGATGGATTAAGAATTAATCCTGGAAATATTGGTTCAGAAGATAAGGTTAAAGAGTTAACAGAGTTAGCTAATAAAAAAGATGTTCCTATTAGAATTGGAGTTAATGCTGGTTCTTTAGAAAAGGAACTATTGACAAAGTACGGAGCACCAACAGCGGAAGCAATGGTCGAAAGTGCTTTAAAACATGTTCGATTATTAGAGGAGTATGGGTTTGAAGATATTATTATTTCACTTAAGGCTTCAGATGTATTAATGACATTAGAGGCTTATGAATTAATAGCTAAAAAGGTGAATTACCCATTACATTTAGGTATTACTGAAGCAGGAACAGAATGGTCAGGTACTATTAAATCAGCAGTTGGAATCGGTAGTATTTTAAGTAGAGGATTAGGTGATACAATCAGAGTTTCATTAACAGGAGATCCTGTTGAAGAAGTTAAAGTAGGTTATGAAATTTTAAAATCTCTTAATCTACGTCAGAAAGGACCAAAAATTATTTCATGTCCTACTTGTGGCCGTTGTGAGATTAATTTAATTGGTGTGGCTAACCAGGTTGAAGAAAAGATCAAAAATTTAGATACTAATATTAAAGTAGCGATTATGGGATGTGTAGTTAATGGTCCTGGTGAAGCTAGAGAAGCAGATATTGGAATTGCTGGAGGTAAAGATGTTGGTTTACTCTTTAAAAGAGGAGAAGTTATTGAGAAAGTACCAGGAGATAAATTAGTTGATACTTTATTAACTGAAATAGAGAACTTATAA
- a CDS encoding glycosyltransferase family 2 protein: MKIAAIIPAYNEEERIAQVINVVKNHDIITETIVVSDGSEDNTATVAQRQMVEVIDLEKNIGKGGAMKLGIEATDAQVILFLDADLVGLTKRHINKLINPIIQEDIDMTVGIFNQGRVATDLAQKITPFLSGQRGVKRKVLQGISNLDMTRFGVEVALTKYVKENEVEIKEVVLEDLTHVMKEEKLGIVKGFLARLKMYWEIIKNIPYHRRKN; the protein is encoded by the coding sequence ATGAAGATAGCCGCGATTATCCCGGCTTATAATGAAGAAGAAAGAATTGCCCAAGTAATTAATGTAGTAAAGAATCATGATATAATCACGGAGACTATTGTAGTAAGCGATGGTTCAGAAGATAATACAGCTACAGTAGCACAAAGACAGATGGTAGAAGTAATTGATTTAGAAAAGAATATTGGAAAAGGTGGAGCGATGAAATTAGGCATAGAGGCTACTGATGCCCAAGTAATTCTTTTTTTAGATGCCGATTTAGTAGGATTAACCAAAAGACATATTAATAAATTAATAAACCCGATTATACAAGAAGATATAGATATGACTGTAGGAATTTTTAATCAAGGAAGAGTAGCTACCGATTTAGCACAAAAAATCACTCCATTTTTATCAGGGCAACGAGGTGTTAAACGAAAAGTATTACAAGGTATATCGAATTTAGATATGACTAGATTTGGTGTTGAAGTTGCCCTAACTAAGTATGTAAAAGAGAATGAGGTTGAGATTAAAGAAGTTGTTTTAGAAGATCTAACTCATGTTATGAAAGAGGAGAAACTTGGAATCGTTAAAGGTTTCTTAGCTCGATTAAAGATGTATTGGGAAATAATAAAGAATATTCCTTATCATCGTAGAAAGAATTGA
- a CDS encoding proline--tRNA ligase, protein MKMSKAYIPTLKETPSEAEVVSHKLMLRAGMMRKLSSGIYTYLPLGQKVIQKIEEIVREEMNREGAQELLLPALQPAELWQESERWNDYGPELMRLQDRHDRDFCLGPTHEEVITDLVRDEVRSYKDLPLNLYQVQTKFRDEIRPRFGVLRGREFIMKDGYSFDVDEAGLEENYQKMFDAYDRIFDRCGLDFRPVVADNGAIGGSESHEFMVLADSGEDTVVFCSECDYAANLELAVSDVKFVIGDEEKAEIEKVETPGVDTIESLAKFLDFPESKLIKTLAYQTEDGYVLALVRGDYQLNEIKLRNLLGAPNLEMADGEELLDDTGVVTGFAGPIETSGEVKVVADPSVMEVVNGVTGANEADYHYVNVNAKRDFDVDEIADIREIKEEESCIYCGGDLTLTKGIEVGQVFKLGTKYSEALGATYLDNNGKAQPMVMGCYGIGITRTVAAAIEQNHDEYGIIWPAAIAPYEVSLLTLGDGEVLETGQELYQNLKSAGIDVLFDERKERAGVKFNDADLIGASVRITIGSRSLAEGKVEVKVRSTGDDFNIKVDNVIDKVAELLNELD, encoded by the coding sequence ATGAAGATGTCGAAAGCATATATACCGACTTTGAAAGAAACACCATCAGAAGCAGAAGTAGTTAGTCATAAATTAATGTTAAGAGCAGGCATGATGCGTAAGTTGAGCTCAGGAATTTATACATATTTACCATTAGGACAGAAAGTAATTCAAAAGATAGAAGAGATAGTTAGAGAGGAAATGAATAGAGAAGGAGCTCAAGAACTATTATTACCCGCTTTACAGCCGGCGGAGTTATGGCAGGAATCTGAAAGGTGGAATGATTATGGCCCAGAATTAATGCGGTTACAAGATAGACATGATAGAGATTTCTGTTTAGGGCCAACTCATGAGGAGGTTATCACAGATTTAGTACGAGATGAAGTACGTTCTTATAAAGATTTACCATTAAATTTATACCAAGTTCAGACAAAGTTTAGAGATGAGATTAGACCTCGTTTTGGTGTGTTAAGAGGTAGAGAATTTATTATGAAAGATGGTTATAGTTTTGATGTAGATGAAGCAGGATTAGAAGAAAATTATCAAAAGATGTTTGATGCATATGATAGAATCTTTGATAGATGTGGATTAGACTTTAGACCAGTAGTAGCAGATAATGGAGCTATTGGTGGTAGTGAATCTCATGAATTTATGGTTTTGGCCGATTCAGGAGAAGACACAGTAGTCTTTTGTAGTGAGTGTGATTATGCAGCTAATTTAGAATTAGCAGTCTCAGATGTAAAGTTTGTTATTGGTGATGAAGAAAAAGCTGAGATAGAAAAAGTTGAGACTCCAGGTGTAGACACTATTGAAAGTTTAGCTAAATTTTTAGATTTTCCTGAAAGTAAGTTAATCAAAACTTTAGCTTATCAAACAGAAGATGGTTATGTATTAGCTTTAGTACGAGGAGATTATCAGCTTAATGAGATTAAATTAAGGAATCTATTAGGTGCACCAAACTTAGAGATGGCTGATGGTGAAGAATTATTAGACGATACAGGAGTTGTTACTGGATTTGCTGGTCCAATAGAAACTTCTGGGGAAGTCAAAGTAGTAGCAGACCCATCAGTAATGGAAGTAGTTAATGGAGTTACTGGGGCAAACGAAGCAGATTACCATTATGTAAATGTTAATGCTAAGCGAGATTTTGATGTAGATGAAATAGCTGATATTAGAGAAATTAAAGAAGAAGAGTCTTGTATTTATTGTGGAGGAGACTTAACGTTAACTAAGGGAATTGAAGTAGGACAGGTCTTCAAATTAGGAACTAAATATAGTGAAGCTCTGGGAGCAACTTATTTAGATAATAATGGGAAAGCCCAACCAATGGTAATGGGATGTTACGGTATTGGAATTACCCGTACAGTTGCTGCTGCTATTGAACAGAATCATGATGAATATGGAATTATTTGGCCAGCAGCTATTGCGCCTTATGAAGTTTCATTATTAACATTAGGTGATGGAGAAGTCTTAGAAACTGGGCAAGAATTATATCAAAATTTAAAGTCAGCAGGTATTGATGTATTATTTGATGAACGTAAGGAAAGAGCAGGGGTTAAATTTAATGATGCTGATTTAATTGGAGCATCTGTTAGAATTACTATAGGCTCTCGTTCTTTAGCTGAAGGTAAAGTTGAAGTTAAGGTTAGAAGTACTGGTGATGACTTCAACATTAAGGTTGATAATGTAATAGATAAGGTAGCAGAATTATTAAATGAACTAGATTAA
- a CDS encoding MgtC/SapB family protein, giving the protein MIQILSQTEIFLRLLLATLLGGLVGWERESNSRPAGFRTNILVCIGSALIMIVSIKLYVLFQASRAADPSRIAAQVVSGIGFLGAGTIIREGFSVKGLTTAASLWAVAGVGLAVGAGFYFSSISGTVLIILTLSILNTVEHSIAQKSGLKNLRIKVFDQPGEVGKLGSVLGDYNIHIIDVSIDHIRNEPNIYVNLQARVPSDVNQNQVIQHLAQTSGVIQVEWKDSGS; this is encoded by the coding sequence GTGATTCAAATTTTAAGTCAGACTGAAATATTTTTAAGGCTACTTTTAGCAACATTATTAGGAGGGTTAGTTGGTTGGGAACGAGAGAGCAATTCACGACCAGCAGGTTTTAGAACTAATATTTTAGTATGTATTGGTTCAGCATTAATAATGATTGTTTCTATAAAATTATATGTACTTTTCCAAGCGTCTAGAGCTGCTGATCCTTCTCGAATTGCAGCTCAAGTAGTTAGTGGGATCGGTTTTTTAGGAGCCGGTACAATTATTCGTGAAGGCTTTTCCGTAAAGGGATTAACTACTGCAGCTAGTTTATGGGCAGTAGCTGGTGTCGGTTTAGCTGTAGGAGCAGGCTTTTATTTTAGCTCTATTAGTGGAACTGTATTAATTATTTTAACTTTAAGTATTTTAAATACTGTTGAACATAGTATTGCTCAAAAAAGCGGCTTAAAGAATTTAAGAATTAAAGTCTTTGATCAGCCAGGAGAAGTAGGTAAGCTGGGGTCTGTTTTAGGAGACTATAATATACACATTATTGATGTAAGTATTGATCATATTAGGAATGAACCTAACATTTATGTTAATTTACAAGCTCGAGTCCCTAGTGATGTTAATCAGAATCAAGTAATTCAACATTTGGCTCAAACTAGTGGAGTCATTCAGGTAGAGTGGAAAGATAGCGGAAGTTAA